One part of the Sorangiineae bacterium MSr11954 genome encodes these proteins:
- a CDS encoding sigma 54-interacting transcriptional regulator has translation MLEAGELNAFLTQVRSSSFFEEVAAHALVAILGEVERVLAATAFAGRARLTCGMVHLRPSDGYRQLVVLEAGSTEAVALESGSTRLPSTSAWRLVEQHGCAVAIDVSLGRIEAMGVPAARIDPLGEGETRQRLLERGTTHVYVLPLRGARGDVVGMISIEAACRAAMGQPFVWESCDAVLQLYTELVTPYLLARPSRPAVVEHEDPLLPVLGAAMKGLVRLLRVFAQQDETILLCGATGTGKSRLARWCHERSPFREGPFEVLDLSTVPEDLQLAELSGWRKGAFTGASRDHVGAVERAGNGTLFIDEIDKLSLRAQAGLLYMLEVRAYRVLGDSGSERRANARFIIGTNANLQAAVRAQRFREDLYYRINVLPVRLPSLAERPDEIAPWARYMLERRHHERVPDGSAGLTAAVVQRLLGYPWPGNLRQLDNVIRRAYTVSLAEQGSAAPHELVVDEHHLTRALAYEEADPDRSLVELLHTAATAFVREAERHAVLGTPLELDLTDAFRGLVLAAATEKLESLEEAFRLFGRHALVKSRNHHKSLRRELERVDALCRALGVDPGLSFGRLFDPAQDA, from the coding sequence TTGCTGGAAGCCGGCGAGCTGAATGCATTTCTCACGCAGGTTCGAAGCTCGAGCTTCTTCGAAGAGGTCGCGGCGCACGCGCTCGTGGCCATCCTCGGCGAGGTCGAACGGGTCCTCGCGGCGACCGCATTTGCAGGGCGTGCGCGCTTGACCTGCGGCATGGTGCATCTTCGGCCATCCGATGGCTACCGGCAATTGGTGGTGCTGGAAGCCGGCAGCACGGAGGCGGTGGCGCTCGAGTCGGGCTCCACCCGCCTGCCCTCGACCAGCGCGTGGCGTCTGGTGGAGCAGCACGGGTGCGCCGTCGCCATCGACGTCAGCCTCGGCCGCATCGAGGCCATGGGCGTGCCGGCGGCCCGGATCGATCCCCTCGGCGAGGGCGAGACGCGCCAGCGCCTGCTCGAGCGCGGGACCACCCACGTCTATGTGCTGCCCTTGCGCGGGGCGCGCGGCGACGTCGTGGGCATGATCTCCATCGAGGCCGCGTGCCGCGCGGCGATGGGGCAGCCGTTCGTGTGGGAGAGTTGCGACGCGGTGTTGCAGCTCTACACGGAGCTGGTCACCCCGTATCTGTTGGCGCGGCCGTCGCGGCCCGCCGTCGTCGAGCACGAAGATCCGCTGCTGCCGGTGCTGGGCGCGGCGATGAAGGGGCTCGTGCGCCTCTTGCGCGTGTTCGCCCAGCAAGACGAGACGATCCTCCTCTGCGGCGCGACCGGCACCGGCAAGTCGCGGCTGGCGCGCTGGTGCCACGAGCGCTCGCCGTTCCGCGAGGGGCCCTTCGAGGTGCTCGATCTGTCCACGGTGCCCGAGGATCTGCAGCTCGCGGAGCTATCGGGCTGGCGCAAAGGCGCCTTTACGGGGGCCAGCCGCGATCACGTCGGCGCGGTCGAACGCGCCGGCAATGGCACCTTGTTCATCGACGAAATCGACAAGCTGTCGCTGCGCGCGCAAGCGGGCCTGCTCTACATGTTGGAGGTGCGCGCCTACCGCGTGCTGGGCGACAGCGGCAGCGAGCGGCGCGCCAACGCGCGCTTCATCATCGGCACCAACGCCAACCTCCAAGCGGCGGTGCGCGCGCAGCGCTTTCGCGAGGACCTCTATTACCGCATCAACGTGCTGCCGGTGCGCCTGCCGTCCCTGGCCGAGCGGCCCGACGAGATCGCGCCCTGGGCGCGCTACATGCTCGAACGACGCCATCACGAACGCGTGCCCGACGGCAGCGCCGGTCTGACGGCGGCCGTCGTGCAGCGCCTGCTCGGCTATCCATGGCCGGGCAATTTGCGGCAGCTCGACAACGTCATCCGCCGTGCCTACACGGTATCGCTCGCGGAGCAGGGCAGCGCCGCGCCGCACGAGCTGGTCGTCGACGAGCACCACTTGACCCGCGCGCTCGCCTACGAAGAGGCCGATCCCGATCGCTCGCTGGTCGAGCTCCTGCACACCGCCGCCACCGCCTTCGTGCGCGAGGCGGAGCGGCACGCGGTGCTCGGCACACCGCTCGAGCTCGACCTGACCGACGCGTTTCGAGGGCTGGTGCTCGCCGCCGCCACCGAAAAGCTGGAGAGCCTCGAGGAGGCCTTCCGCCTCTTCGGCCGCCACGCGCTGGTCAAGAGCCGCAACCACCACAAGAGCCTGCGCCGCGAGCTGGAGCGGGTCGACGCCTTGTGCCGCGCGCTCGGTGTCGACCCGGGCTTGTCGTTCGGCCGCCTGTTCGATCCGGCGCAGGACGCGTGA
- a CDS encoding carboxylesterase family protein has translation MFWIHGGGFITGASDQDIILEGTGNLYHGATFAKEQDVVVVTINYRLGELGFTAHPSLSAEDPHGSSGNCGSLDQIAALRWVHDNIASFGGDPDRVTIFGESAGAESVGHLLVSPLAAGLFSAAILESGGIGVAPRARRYEQGEDIAAREGCARARDIPACLRKVPAHHFLHPVGGIVEAAEQFLKGALEGHLWWLVYGPNVDDYVFTGDPYTILREGKHNKVPLIVGNNTEEAAAVPYLGTDLATYEATIDIATGRYASDVKKLYPYFNPLPNGRRAIIDLGTDFAFACEARRIARNALKGGTPAVYRYVWSHGYRAPHPLASLGVFHAAEIPFVWNTTDAFLYPQTAAERLLGARARTYWTNLVTGNPNTERTPEWPKYDLATEKTMVLDPSISTQSKPRDLFCNFWDDALDSH, from the coding sequence ATGTTCTGGATTCACGGCGGCGGGTTCATCACTGGCGCCAGCGATCAGGATATCATCCTCGAGGGGACCGGAAACCTCTACCACGGCGCGACCTTCGCGAAGGAGCAGGACGTCGTCGTGGTGACGATCAACTACCGCTTGGGGGAGCTCGGATTTACGGCCCACCCTTCGCTTTCCGCCGAGGATCCGCACGGCTCCTCGGGCAACTGCGGGAGCCTCGATCAGATCGCCGCGCTGCGATGGGTGCACGACAACATCGCGAGCTTCGGCGGCGATCCGGACCGAGTGACGATCTTCGGCGAATCGGCCGGCGCGGAGAGCGTTGGGCATCTCCTGGTCTCGCCGCTCGCCGCCGGGTTGTTCTCCGCGGCCATCCTGGAGAGCGGCGGTATCGGTGTCGCCCCGCGCGCCCGCCGTTACGAGCAAGGGGAGGATATCGCGGCGCGCGAGGGGTGCGCGCGGGCGCGGGACATTCCCGCGTGCCTGCGCAAGGTGCCGGCTCACCATTTTCTCCATCCCGTCGGCGGCATCGTGGAGGCGGCCGAGCAATTCCTGAAAGGCGCCCTCGAGGGCCATCTGTGGTGGCTCGTGTATGGCCCGAATGTCGACGACTACGTCTTTACGGGTGATCCCTATACGATCCTGCGCGAAGGAAAGCACAACAAGGTGCCGCTCATCGTGGGAAACAACACCGAGGAGGCGGCGGCCGTCCCGTACCTCGGAACGGATCTCGCCACCTACGAAGCCACCATCGACATCGCCACGGGGCGGTACGCGAGCGACGTCAAAAAGCTTTACCCTTACTTCAATCCATTACCCAATGGGCGCCGCGCCATCATCGATCTAGGAACCGACTTCGCCTTCGCGTGCGAAGCGCGCCGCATCGCGCGCAACGCGCTCAAAGGGGGAACCCCCGCCGTCTACCGTTACGTGTGGTCACACGGGTATAGAGCGCCGCACCCCCTCGCGTCGTTGGGTGTCTTTCATGCGGCCGAGATCCCCTTCGTGTGGAACACCACCGACGCGTTTCTCTACCCCCAGACGGCAGCCGAACGCCTCCTCGGGGCGCGCGCGCGTACGTACTGGACGAACCTGGTCACCGGTAACCCGAACACCGAACGCACACCCGAGTGGCCGAAATACGATCTCGCGACGGAGAAGACGATGGTGCTCGACCCGAGCATTTCGACCCAGAGCAAGCCCCGCGACCTCTTTTGCAATTTCTGGGACGACGCGCTCGATTCGCATTGA
- a CDS encoding helix-turn-helix transcriptional regulator yields the protein MNPEHHALLRALRPHGADPVLANLIGQQAETMLADLRRTSTSDDVRRAVREELRSGAPAMDRIARRLSTTPSTLRRRLSEEGVRYKDLLESARRESAYAYLRDPSLTMTEIAFRLGYRDATAFFRVFKRWTGQTPTEYRRSSESPSRS from the coding sequence GTGAATCCAGAACATCACGCGCTTCTTCGCGCGCTCCGCCCGCACGGCGCCGATCCCGTGCTCGCCAACTTGATCGGGCAGCAAGCCGAGACGATGCTCGCCGACCTGCGCCGCACGAGCACCAGCGACGACGTCCGCCGCGCGGTGCGCGAAGAGTTGCGCAGCGGGGCGCCGGCGATGGACCGCATCGCGCGCCGCCTCTCCACCACACCGAGCACGCTCCGGCGCCGCCTCTCGGAAGAAGGTGTAAGATACAAGGATTTGCTGGAGTCGGCCCGGCGCGAGTCGGCGTACGCCTACCTGCGCGATCCCTCGCTCACCATGACCGAAATCGCATTTCGCCTCGGCTACCGCGACGCCACGGCCTTTTTCAGGGTGTTCAAGCGCTGGACCGGCCAGACCCCCACCGAATACCGTCGAAGCTCCGAGTCGCCGTCCCGCTCTTAG
- a CDS encoding ParB N-terminal domain-containing protein — MDLFSLRVHPAAELFPLMKGDELRELADDIRKNGLRAPIVVLDEMGERWVLDGRNRLRACQMAEVEPQHTMWQGADPVAYVTSANLRRRQLRDSQLAILAVAIEKLYSDETGKPEKAGQGADGAKGPGKKETPEVEPSDGTETEARKPRAKAAAQVGVSPSLVQRAKKVVDQAAPEVTAAVQAGKLTITDAVRIVDRPQEEQAELVARVEAGEARTLSQALAKSAPPAAVSPNAAVDSVWKRVMKLSRGELAELHRRLGEFLENPTESA, encoded by the coding sequence ATGGATCTTTTCTCCCTTCGCGTCCATCCCGCGGCAGAGCTCTTTCCCTTGATGAAAGGCGACGAGCTTCGTGAGCTCGCGGACGACATCCGAAAAAACGGCCTTCGCGCGCCCATCGTCGTGCTCGACGAGATGGGCGAGCGATGGGTGCTCGACGGACGCAATCGTCTGCGAGCCTGTCAGATGGCCGAAGTCGAACCGCAGCATACGATGTGGCAGGGCGCCGATCCCGTCGCGTACGTCACGTCGGCCAATCTTCGTCGGCGCCAGCTGCGCGATAGCCAACTTGCCATACTGGCCGTCGCGATCGAAAAGCTGTATTCCGACGAGACGGGCAAGCCGGAGAAGGCTGGCCAAGGAGCGGACGGCGCCAAAGGCCCCGGGAAAAAGGAGACCCCGGAGGTCGAGCCCTCCGACGGAACAGAGACCGAAGCGCGCAAACCCCGCGCGAAGGCCGCCGCGCAAGTGGGCGTCTCGCCGAGCCTCGTCCAGCGCGCAAAAAAGGTCGTCGATCAAGCTGCGCCCGAGGTGACGGCGGCGGTGCAGGCAGGAAAGCTCACCATCACCGACGCCGTGCGCATCGTCGATCGCCCGCAAGAGGAGCAGGCCGAGTTGGTCGCGCGCGTCGAAGCCGGAGAAGCCAGGACGCTCTCTCAAGCGCTCGCGAAGAGCGCGCCCCCGGCAGCCGTTTCGCCCAACGCCGCGGTGGACTCCGTCTGGAAACGCGTCATGAAGCTCTCGCGGGGCGAGCTCGCCGAGCTGCATCGCAGGCTCGGGGAGTTTCTGGAGAATCCGACCGAGAGTGCATGA
- a CDS encoding alpha/beta hydrolase: MNSLNRKRMRVSAGVDLSFVTAGDPTYPAVLLLHGLPNSASGFRDIIPTLAEVCYVIAPDLPGFGASEPFPKPTFEAYGEAILELLSHLRVGPRYVYLHDFGAPVGFHVAMKEPDLLLGLIVQNANAHRSGMGPQWNDVFTYWSHPNAQTEAAVTKHLSYEGTRDQYIAGVPADVAALVSPERWEEDWRVMSLPGRLETQRALLADYGKYVARFDAFARFLAERQPPAVMVWGRHDIYFDIAETVSWMQDLPRMECHILDGGHLLLETHARPAAEILRRFIERGPRRTARRT, encoded by the coding sequence ATGAATTCCCTGAATCGCAAGCGTATGCGCGTCTCGGCCGGAGTCGACCTTTCCTTCGTGACGGCCGGCGATCCGACCTATCCCGCCGTTCTTTTGCTGCATGGATTACCGAACTCGGCGAGCGGATTCCGCGACATCATCCCGACGTTGGCGGAGGTTTGCTACGTGATCGCGCCCGACTTACCCGGCTTTGGTGCATCGGAGCCGTTCCCGAAACCCACGTTCGAAGCCTACGGCGAGGCGATCCTCGAGCTCTTGTCGCATTTGCGCGTCGGGCCGCGTTATGTCTACCTGCACGACTTCGGGGCGCCGGTTGGCTTTCATGTGGCCATGAAGGAACCCGATTTGCTCCTGGGGCTCATCGTGCAAAACGCGAATGCGCATCGGTCCGGCATGGGGCCGCAATGGAACGACGTCTTTACGTATTGGTCGCATCCAAACGCGCAGACCGAAGCCGCCGTCACGAAGCATCTCAGCTACGAAGGGACGCGCGACCAATACATCGCCGGCGTTCCGGCGGACGTGGCCGCGCTCGTGTCCCCAGAGAGGTGGGAAGAAGACTGGCGGGTCATGTCTCTGCCGGGCCGGCTCGAAACCCAGCGGGCGCTGCTCGCCGATTATGGAAAATACGTGGCGCGGTTCGATGCGTTCGCGCGGTTCCTCGCCGAGAGGCAGCCGCCCGCGGTCATGGTGTGGGGGCGCCACGATATCTATTTCGATATTGCGGAGACGGTGTCTTGGATGCAGGACCTTCCGCGAATGGAGTGCCATATCCTCGATGGCGGGCACCTGCTCCTCGAGACGCACGCCCGGCCCGCGGCGGAGATCCTCCGGCGTTTCATCGAA